One Homo sapiens chromosome 15 genomic patch of type FIX, GRCh38.p14 PATCHES HG2365_PATCH genomic window carries:
- the LOC124905476 gene encoding uncharacterized protein LOC124905476, with protein MAERSGQGWSAERQAAVLSREPRAHPPSRTVPAGVGSPRRRAARREHGARNRRTRLAGGTVSSRRTRPGPRGYGAVAAAGARAGPRADPRKELKAAGDRVAASVGAVKEDGHGDSSVVRVVGAGHQRELLHAWLLGATACGPLACLTVVGGGGDRDCSMTKVAFLALPAQLLHARRRRRHLEPATPRLASLREGGINGDCSAPEW; from the exons ATGGCCGAGAGGTCGGGTCAGGGGTGGTCTGCAGAGAGGCAGGCGGCGGTGCTGAGTCGGGAACCGCGCGCTCACCCGCCCAGTCGGACGGTTCCGGCGGGGGTGG GGTCGCCGCGGCGGCGCGCAGCACGGCGGGAACATGGCGCGCGGAACCGGCGCACGCGCCTAGCTGGTGGGACCGTTAGCTCGAGGCGGACGCGGCCCGGACCCCGTGGATATGGAGCAGTGGCCGCCGCCGGCGCCCGAGCCGGCCCAAGGGCCGACCCCCGCAAGGAGCTGAAGGCGGCGGGAGACCGAGTCGCCGCCAGCGTTGGCGCCG tCAAAGAAGATGGCCACGGAGACAGCAGCGTGGTCAGAGTGGTAGGAGCCGGCCATCAGCGAGAgctgctccatgcctggctgctggGTGCTACAGCCTGTGGCCCATTGGCTTGCCTCACTGTGGTTGGTGGTGGCGGTGACAGAGACTGCAGCATGACCAAAGTG GCTTTTCTGGCTTTGCCCGCCCAGCTGCTCcatgccaggaggaggaggagacacctAGAGCCTGCGACACCACGGCTCGCCTCGCTGCGGGAGGGTGGCATCAACGGAGACTGCAGTGCACCAGAGTGGTAG